One region of Flavobacterium sp. KACC 22763 genomic DNA includes:
- a CDS encoding DUF1214 domain-containing protein produces the protein MKKSLFVFSFVLLLAACNQTPSANSGGKADIEGAVTAEFKPASIREQIVYQRAIEAFIWGIPAVNYDLMLQAMLGSTKGKQNEIIFWSKPVDWHNQTLTPNPDAIYFMFFFNTKDAGPIVIDVPAAKNGSFAANIDNIWQMPLEDAGPYGADKGAGGKYLILPPDYKENIPKGYIVLKADTYEGYGLFRSNLPSHSDADVQKAVSYGRQLKLYPLSKAENPGETKYTDVKDVLYNSVIPYNSRFFISLDRIVQSQPMLVRDKAMIDKLKSIGIEKGKPFNPDARTTEILNAAAKSAHDYLEAMLEKGFPPINPDAKWAVPAMPELVKAGSSGYAESDIYPTDARALTYSIGYVGIKRLGTAQIYLIAGKDKEGRALDGGKTYILHVPANVPTKQYWSATVYDRTTHCLIKNLQRASRASNAAEIQKNTDGSVDIFFGPKSPAGKESNWIPTDPKGKFEVLFRLYGPEKPFFDKTWKLGDIEEFK, from the coding sequence ATGAAAAAAAGTCTCTTTGTTTTTTCATTTGTGCTGCTATTGGCGGCCTGCAACCAAACACCATCAGCAAATTCCGGTGGGAAAGCCGATATTGAGGGTGCTGTTACGGCAGAATTCAAACCTGCCAGCATCAGGGAACAGATTGTTTACCAACGCGCAATTGAAGCATTTATATGGGGGATACCTGCCGTTAATTATGACCTTATGCTTCAGGCAATGCTGGGCAGCACCAAAGGGAAACAAAATGAGATCATATTTTGGTCAAAACCCGTAGACTGGCATAATCAGACATTAACGCCAAATCCCGACGCGATTTACTTTATGTTTTTTTTCAACACAAAAGACGCTGGGCCAATAGTGATAGATGTTCCTGCAGCAAAAAATGGATCATTTGCCGCCAATATTGACAATATCTGGCAGATGCCCCTTGAAGATGCAGGACCTTACGGAGCCGATAAAGGCGCAGGCGGCAAATATCTGATACTGCCGCCTGACTATAAGGAAAATATTCCTAAGGGATACATTGTACTGAAAGCCGATACCTATGAGGGTTATGGATTATTCCGCTCCAACCTGCCCAGCCATAGTGATGCCGATGTACAGAAAGCCGTCAGCTACGGCAGACAGCTGAAGCTCTATCCTCTTTCCAAAGCTGAAAACCCCGGTGAAACAAAATATACAGATGTGAAAGATGTGCTTTATAATTCGGTCATACCCTATAACAGCCGGTTTTTTATTTCCCTTGACCGCATTGTGCAAAGCCAGCCTATGCTGGTGCGCGATAAGGCGATGATTGATAAACTAAAAAGCATAGGCATTGAAAAAGGGAAACCCTTTAACCCTGATGCACGAACCACCGAGATTCTGAATGCTGCGGCAAAAAGTGCGCATGACTATTTGGAAGCAATGCTTGAAAAAGGTTTTCCGCCGATAAATCCTGATGCAAAATGGGCTGTTCCCGCAATGCCGGAACTCGTTAAGGCGGGATCTTCTGGATATGCGGAATCTGATATTTATCCTACAGATGCGCGTGCATTAACCTATTCAATCGGTTATGTAGGCATAAAACGCCTGGGTACAGCGCAAATATATCTTATTGCGGGAAAAGACAAGGAAGGCCGGGCGCTTGATGGCGGTAAAACCTATATTCTCCATGTGCCTGCAAATGTTCCAACCAAGCAATACTGGTCGGCAACAGTCTACGACCGGACAACACATTGCCTTATCAAAAATCTGCAGCGTGCAAGCAGAGCGTCAAATGCAGCGGAGATCCAAAAGAACACAGACGGCTCGGTTGATATTTTCTTCGGCCCAAAATCCCCTGCAGGCAAGGAATCAAATTGGATACCAACGGACCCTAAGGGGAAATTTGAAGTATTATTCAGGCTTTACGGCCCGGAAAAGCCTTTTTTTGATAAGACATGGAAACTTGGAGATATAGAAGAATTCAAATAA
- a CDS encoding transposase — protein MTNTRRTFTLGFKILAAAKSIHCGRVCDVARELNISPSTLQHWKKLYQEGGFTAKKRPQLKYPIKMNC, from the coding sequence ATGACAAATACGAGAAGAACCTTTACTTTAGGCTTTAAGATTCTGGCCGCCGCCAAGAGCATCCACTGCGGAAGGGTCTGTGATGTGGCAAGAGAGCTCAATATCAGCCCAAGCACCCTGCAGCACTGGAAGAAGCTCTATCAGGAAGGTGGATTTACAGCAAAAAAAAGACCCCAGCTGAAATATCCCATAAAAATGAACTGCTGA
- a CDS encoding helix-turn-helix domain-containing protein — MGNMFHKLTKVEKEECLVKIEFYTNSKKLFLNKDFCLAQLAEETGITGHKISYLINSEFGVNFNDYVNLKRIQCLLENINDPILKNLSIEKMSLICGFGSRASCFRALRKHKGKSLKHFKISSHLS; from the coding sequence ATGGGTAATATGTTTCACAAACTAACAAAGGTAGAAAAAGAAGAATGCTTGGTAAAAATAGAATTTTACACGAATTCTAAAAAGCTTTTTTTGAATAAAGATTTCTGCCTGGCCCAGCTGGCGGAAGAAACAGGAATTACCGGGCATAAAATTTCTTATCTGATTAATTCCGAGTTTGGGGTAAATTTTAATGATTATGTAAATTTAAAAAGAATTCAATGCCTGCTGGAAAATATAAATGACCCTATATTAAAGAATCTATCTATTGAAAAAATGTCGCTTATCTGCGGATTTGGCTCCCGGGCAAGCTGTTTTAGGGCATTGCGCAAACATAAGGGCAAATCTTTAAAACATTTTAAAATAAGCTCGCACCTTTCATAA
- a CDS encoding S41 family peptidase: protein MRRKLQLQFQICKNCFKLKTIFYFIILSSIQSVFAQTETEDVLNGIWKMRGYGKIITINDTAVNSYETTSISCTLSSQLKRNDILQLGTIKRVDQNLLTITQGIKIYTLDKISELPNTAECNVAKLEDPNYNFDVFWNMMNENYPFFSERKMDWLSIKEKYSGKIKNKTQLRHTLKSIIKQLNDGHTTLIMPKKNSAFPHYRTNHKTVVLEDEILGRYVKNPIRYGTSIKGNGLLNYGITENNIGYIQINNMLFFSHKYKNPDALSGYDYLFGYLNASESNPNHFEDEKSGIRTLMGKIIKELQGTNAVIIDLRFNSGGYDLVSLEILRHFIAEETKLYSKKAKLLNGYTEPEFVSVAPADTTYNKPVFLLTSH, encoded by the coding sequence ATGAGAAGAAAACTACAATTGCAATTTCAAATTTGTAAAAATTGTTTCAAATTAAAAACTATTTTCTATTTTATCATCTTATCTTCGATCCAAAGCGTGTTTGCTCAAACAGAAACTGAAGATGTTTTAAATGGCATCTGGAAAATGAGAGGATATGGAAAAATTATAACTATTAATGACACAGCAGTAAACAGCTACGAAACAACATCTATTTCATGTACACTAAGTTCTCAATTGAAAAGAAATGATATTTTGCAATTGGGAACTATTAAAAGAGTGGATCAAAATTTGCTTACCATTACGCAGGGTATAAAAATATACACACTAGATAAAATAAGTGAACTGCCAAACACCGCTGAATGTAATGTAGCAAAACTCGAAGATCCTAATTATAATTTTGATGTTTTTTGGAATATGATGAATGAAAATTATCCTTTTTTTAGCGAGCGAAAAATGGATTGGCTCAGCATAAAGGAAAAATATTCAGGCAAAATCAAAAATAAAACTCAGTTACGCCATACTTTGAAAAGTATAATCAAACAGTTAAATGATGGGCATACAACCTTGATTATGCCTAAAAAAAATAGTGCATTTCCCCATTACAGAACAAACCATAAAACAGTCGTTTTGGAAGATGAAATTTTAGGACGTTATGTCAAGAATCCAATAAGATATGGAACGAGTATTAAGGGCAACGGTCTGTTAAACTATGGAATCACTGAAAATAATATAGGTTATATACAGATAAACAATATGCTGTTTTTTTCTCATAAGTACAAGAATCCTGACGCTCTATCGGGATATGATTATTTATTCGGCTACCTGAACGCATCTGAAAGTAATCCTAATCATTTTGAAGATGAAAAAAGCGGAATTAGAACGCTAATGGGGAAAATCATCAAAGAGTTACAGGGAACAAATGCAGTAATTATAGATTTGCGTTTCAATTCAGGAGGCTATGATTTGGTGTCATTAGAAATACTAAGGCATTTTATTGCTGAAGAAACTAAATTATATTCTAAAAAAGCCAAGTTGTTAAACGGTTACACAGAACCGGAGTTTGTTTCTGTTGCACCTGCTGACACAACATATAATAAACCAGTTTTTCTTCTCACAAGCCACTAG
- a CDS encoding response regulator, producing MSQKRNREKIIYLAEDDEDDRLLFFDGVQDLELQAAGKAACDGQELLNMLDKTAERLPDMIFLDINMPIKNGFDCLEKIRSREGALKEVRIIMLSTSKSPDNIELCYKLGADFYAVKPSSFQGLKDLLQKVFEMEWGSFQKSASKFLLA from the coding sequence ATGTCACAAAAGCGAAATCGGGAGAAAATTATCTATCTGGCAGAAGATGATGAAGATGACAGGCTGCTTTTTTTTGACGGTGTGCAGGATTTAGAGCTGCAGGCAGCTGGCAAGGCCGCCTGCGACGGGCAGGAACTGCTCAATATGCTCGACAAGACTGCAGAGCGCCTGCCCGACATGATTTTTCTGGATATCAATATGCCTATCAAAAACGGCTTTGACTGCCTTGAGAAAATCAGAAGTAGGGAAGGTGCTTTGAAGGAAGTAAGGATCATTATGCTTTCCACCAGCAAAAGCCCCGATAATATCGAGCTCTGCTATAAGCTTGGCGCTGATTTCTATGCTGTAAAACCAAGCAGCTTTCAGGGGCTGAAGGACCTGCTCCAAAAAGTATTTGAAATGGAATGGGGCAGTTTTCAAAAAAGCGCCAGCAAATTTCTGCTTGCCTAG
- a CDS encoding DUF1254 domain-containing protein, translated as MENKLICVILMAALTACNQNKNRDAEASNSKGIESLAPAQERRQLPTGPDTNVKITREYAALTAKDAYFWAWPLVNMYNRRMAFKDVKELALSGPLLMAPLNQFTMLTDYVIPTERAVACPNQDVVYGIGCLALDQSPVVVQVPDFGKRFWVYQIVDLRTESFAKLGKMYGNKPGFYLLAGPDWKGEVPKGITEVFRSSTNTGLVGPRVFLDDTKEDRKAVQEVLKSVVMYPLSDYDGKMKTVDWANIKKLPGGSSGKEEAVWVNPQTFFDELPVVLADAKPLPGEEAKYKQILAVMEAAKKDPKLKQAMIDAAVETERQVIKPLMEFRNWGIQLPFHWSGVTNGASWGTDYFTRTAVAKSNILVNAPNETRYFYQDLDSEGARLNSSNKYKITFAKGQLPPVNGFWSLTLYNEHHFFEINKLNRYSLGTKNKTMAYNSDGSLTIYIQSVPTDAKTQNNWLPAVEKGDFSLYLRTYWPKEEVVNGKWTPPAIMKVVK; from the coding sequence ATGGAAAATAAGCTCATCTGCGTAATTTTGATGGCAGCCTTGACGGCATGCAACCAAAATAAAAACAGGGATGCGGAAGCATCAAATTCTAAAGGGATTGAAAGCCTAGCGCCAGCCCAGGAGCGACGGCAGCTGCCAACGGGGCCCGACACGAATGTAAAAATCACCCGGGAATATGCTGCTCTGACAGCTAAGGATGCCTATTTTTGGGCATGGCCTTTAGTAAACATGTACAACCGCCGAATGGCTTTCAAGGATGTAAAAGAGTTGGCCTTGTCCGGGCCTCTTTTAATGGCTCCGCTCAATCAGTTTACGATGCTTACTGATTATGTGATACCTACGGAACGCGCTGTAGCCTGTCCCAATCAGGATGTGGTTTACGGCATTGGATGCCTTGCCTTAGACCAGTCGCCGGTTGTCGTGCAAGTGCCTGATTTTGGCAAACGTTTTTGGGTCTACCAGATAGTTGACCTGCGGACAGAAAGCTTTGCCAAATTGGGAAAGATGTACGGCAATAAGCCGGGCTTTTATTTATTGGCAGGGCCGGACTGGAAAGGCGAGGTGCCGAAAGGAATAACAGAAGTTTTCCGCTCGTCCACCAATACAGGATTGGTGGGACCCCGCGTTTTCCTGGATGACACAAAAGAAGACCGAAAAGCAGTTCAGGAGGTATTGAAATCGGTCGTGATGTATCCCTTGTCGGATTATGACGGCAAAATGAAAACCGTCGATTGGGCCAATATCAAAAAGCTTCCCGGAGGCAGCTCAGGGAAAGAAGAAGCGGTATGGGTAAACCCCCAGACATTCTTTGACGAGCTGCCTGTTGTGCTGGCAGATGCAAAGCCATTGCCAGGCGAGGAGGCAAAATATAAGCAGATACTTGCTGTAATGGAAGCCGCCAAGAAAGACCCAAAACTGAAACAGGCGATGATTGATGCAGCTGTTGAGACTGAGCGTCAGGTAATAAAACCTTTAATGGAATTCCGCAACTGGGGGATCCAATTGCCTTTTCACTGGTCAGGGGTAACGAACGGCGCATCGTGGGGCACGGATTATTTTACGCGCACTGCGGTAGCCAAATCCAATATCCTGGTCAATGCCCCAAATGAAACACGCTACTTTTATCAGGATCTGGATTCAGAAGGTGCCCGATTGAACAGCTCGAACAAATATAAAATTACTTTTGCCAAAGGACAGCTGCCTCCTGTTAATGGATTTTGGTCGCTTACATTATATAACGAGCATCACTTTTTTGAAATCAACAAGCTCAACAGATATTCATTGGGTACAAAGAACAAGACAATGGCATACAATTCGGACGGTTCGCTGACCATTTATATTCAATCAGTTCCGACTGATGCGAAAACCCAAAACAATTGGCTTCCGGCCGTTGAAAAGGGGGATTTTTCGCTTTATCTTCGCACTTACTGGCCAAAAGAGGAAGTAGTAAATGGAAAATGGACTCCGCCAGCTATAATGAAAGTAGTAAAATAG
- a CDS encoding arylsulfatase, which produces MKKRRHLLSILALSLFTCAAIDAQTKKSPNIIILLSDDTGWGDLGPYGGGEARGAATPNIDRMANEGMQFWSFYGQPSCTPGRAALITGRIPNRSGMTTVAFPGDGGGLPKAEWTLASLLKRKNYNTFFAGKWHLGEEDYSMPIAQGFDVMKNVTLYHLNAYTYTDPDWNADMPDDIRATWVKGTKGALEGEAGKPYREVRKIDGKVIPFLDQYTEEESIKWLKENAKKDKPFFMEISFAKNHQPNLPHPDYVGKSAGKNKYADCIVELDSRIGRIMDEVRNLGIAENTLVIYTVDNGTWQDVYPDCGYTPFRGTKGTDREGGSRIPTLAWWPGKIKADSKNSDILGTLDFMATFAALSGQELPTVDREGKPTIFDSYDMSPVLFGTGKSKRNMWLYFTEDELAPGAIRIGKFKAVFNLRGDDGAHTGGLAVDANLGWKGPASYVATVPQIFDLWADPQERYDLFMNNFTEKTWFLPTVQNILADFVKTYEKYPPNPLQSQMYPGPITINDYIMMKNVQEKLKATTTAKRSGGG; this is translated from the coding sequence ATGAAAAAAAGAAGACATCTATTATCAATATTGGCGCTCTCGTTATTTACGTGCGCTGCTATTGATGCCCAGACGAAAAAAAGCCCGAACATTATTATTCTGCTGTCAGATGATACGGGATGGGGTGATTTAGGCCCTTATGGTGGAGGGGAAGCCAGAGGCGCAGCCACTCCTAATATCGACCGCATGGCAAACGAAGGAATGCAGTTCTGGTCCTTTTACGGCCAGCCAAGCTGCACACCGGGGAGAGCTGCCCTGATAACCGGAAGAATTCCCAACCGCAGCGGTATGACAACAGTTGCTTTTCCAGGAGATGGAGGGGGGCTTCCAAAAGCCGAATGGACTTTGGCGTCTTTATTGAAACGCAAAAATTACAATACTTTTTTCGCTGGGAAATGGCATCTTGGCGAGGAAGATTATTCTATGCCCATTGCGCAGGGTTTTGATGTGATGAAAAATGTAACATTATATCACTTGAATGCCTACACCTATACGGATCCGGATTGGAATGCGGACATGCCGGATGATATCAGAGCAACGTGGGTTAAAGGGACTAAAGGCGCACTCGAAGGAGAGGCAGGCAAACCTTATAGAGAAGTAAGAAAAATCGATGGAAAAGTGATTCCGTTTTTAGATCAGTATACGGAAGAGGAATCCATTAAATGGCTGAAAGAGAATGCTAAAAAGGACAAGCCTTTTTTTATGGAAATTTCTTTTGCCAAAAACCACCAGCCTAACCTGCCTCATCCGGATTATGTGGGGAAATCTGCAGGAAAAAATAAATATGCCGACTGTATTGTCGAACTGGATTCAAGAATAGGCCGCATCATGGACGAGGTGCGTAATCTTGGAATTGCTGAAAACACTTTGGTTATCTACACAGTGGATAACGGCACTTGGCAGGATGTATACCCTGATTGCGGCTATACGCCTTTCAGAGGAACTAAAGGGACAGACCGTGAAGGGGGAAGCCGTATTCCGACCTTGGCTTGGTGGCCAGGGAAAATCAAGGCAGACAGTAAGAACAGTGACATTTTAGGAACACTTGATTTTATGGCAACATTTGCCGCTTTATCAGGACAGGAGCTGCCAACTGTAGACAGGGAAGGAAAACCGACTATTTTTGACAGCTATGATATGTCGCCGGTTTTATTTGGCACAGGCAAATCAAAAAGAAATATGTGGCTTTATTTTACGGAAGACGAATTGGCTCCGGGAGCAATCCGAATTGGTAAATTCAAGGCGGTATTTAATCTGCGTGGCGATGATGGCGCCCATACAGGAGGTCTGGCAGTAGATGCCAATTTAGGGTGGAAAGGGCCAGCAAGTTATGTGGCTACCGTACCGCAGATATTTGATTTATGGGCAGATCCCCAAGAACGCTATGATTTGTTTATGAATAACTTTACCGAGAAGACATGGTTTTTGCCAACTGTTCAAAACATTCTTGCTGATTTTGTCAAAACGTATGAAAAATATCCGCCAAATCCATTGCAGAGCCAAATGTATCCTGGACCAATAACAATCAATGATTACATAATGATGAAAAATGTTCAGGAAAAACTTAAAGCCACAACTACTGCAAAAAGAAGCGGAGGCGGGTGA
- a CDS encoding HAD family hydrolase has product MKKVNNTAGLKLFLSVVLLIAAAGCKKEGIKEDSTAKEKAPTAVSSGDHLPSWNDTKVKQDIIAYVKDVTNTESPNFIPVKDRIATFDNDGTLWAEQPFYFQLFFALDQVKALAPKHPEWKSKQPFKAVLENNMEELMKQGKAGLMQIVAVSHAGMSIDEFEASVGRWISTAKHPTKKKLYRELIYQPMLELVKYLQDNQFKVFIVSGGGIDFMRAWAEDVYGIPKDQIVGSTLQAKYDYNNGKPVITKLPALDFNDDKEGKPVAIEMYIGKKPVFAAGNSDGDLQMLQWAASNKYKNFELYVHHTDSIREWSYDRKSQVGTLNKGLDEGKAKNWAFADMKKDWKVIFPSN; this is encoded by the coding sequence ATGAAAAAAGTAAATAATACAGCAGGCCTTAAATTATTCCTTTCCGTTGTTTTGCTGATCGCTGCAGCAGGATGCAAAAAAGAAGGGATTAAAGAAGACAGTACCGCCAAGGAAAAAGCTCCGACAGCAGTCTCAAGCGGTGATCATCTGCCATCATGGAACGATACAAAAGTAAAACAGGACATCATTGCCTATGTAAAAGATGTAACCAATACAGAAAGCCCTAATTTTATACCTGTAAAGGACCGCATCGCAACTTTTGACAATGACGGTACTTTATGGGCTGAACAGCCTTTTTATTTTCAGCTTTTCTTCGCCTTGGATCAGGTCAAAGCCTTAGCTCCCAAACATCCGGAATGGAAGAGCAAGCAGCCTTTTAAAGCAGTGCTGGAAAATAATATGGAGGAACTGATGAAGCAGGGCAAAGCAGGATTGATGCAGATAGTGGCCGTCAGCCATGCGGGAATGTCTATCGATGAATTCGAGGCTAGCGTAGGCAGATGGATCAGCACGGCGAAGCATCCGACAAAGAAAAAACTTTATAGAGAACTCATTTACCAGCCTATGCTTGAATTGGTCAAATATCTGCAGGATAACCAGTTCAAAGTATTTATTGTTTCTGGGGGCGGTATAGATTTCATGCGCGCGTGGGCAGAGGATGTCTACGGAATCCCAAAAGACCAGATTGTGGGCAGCACACTCCAGGCGAAATATGACTACAACAATGGCAAACCGGTGATAACAAAACTGCCTGCCCTGGATTTTAATGATGACAAAGAGGGAAAACCAGTTGCAATAGAAATGTATATTGGAAAAAAACCGGTTTTCGCAGCAGGAAATTCAGACGGCGACCTTCAGATGCTGCAGTGGGCGGCTTCCAATAAATACAAGAATTTTGAATTGTATGTCCACCACACAGATTCTATCCGCGAATGGTCATATGACAGAAAATCTCAGGTGGGGACACTCAATAAAGGGCTTGATGAGGGAAAGGCTAAAAATTGGGCTTTTGCGGACATGAAAAAGGATTGGAAAGTGATTTTTCCGAGCAATTAA